In Mercurialis annua linkage group LG6, ddMerAnnu1.2, whole genome shotgun sequence, the following are encoded in one genomic region:
- the LOC126688058 gene encoding uncharacterized protein LOC126688058 has product MKRFLLTNLLNSSKSEIVSNPSSTLLVVASSTRYRLRFYSSESDSDSASKPDFNQFKNMPNVPVEDVVSEQELKKRIDKLYEGDENEIPGIFEAILKRKLAGVSDDDRLIESLGPRVQDDDYDDVLHTGSDSDGGLHTGSDSDCELYTGSESDDKLRTGSGSEFPSDFDEELHTNSNSDHGKRK; this is encoded by the exons ATGAAAAGATTTCTTCTCACAAATCTGCTTAACTCTTCAAAATCCGAAATTGTTTCTAACCCATCTTCTACTCTACTTGTAGTCGCCTCTTCAACTCGCTACAGACTCAGATTCTACTCGTCCGAGTCCGATTCCGATTCCGCAAGCAAACCAGACTTTAACCAGTTCAAAAACATGCCGAATGTTCCTGTGGAAGATGTTGTCAGCGAGCAAG AGCTGAAGAAGAGGATTGATAAGCTGTATGAAGGCGATGAAAATGAGATTCCTGGAATTTTTGAAGCGATTTTGAAGAGGAAATTAGCCGGGGTTTCTGATGATGATCGTTTAATTGAATCGCTTGGACCGAGAGTTCAGGATGATGATTATGATGATGTTTTGCATACTGGTTCTGATTCTGATGGGGGACTGCATACTGGTTCCGATTCTGATTGTGAGCTGTATACCGGTTCTGAATCTGATGACAAACTGCGTACTGGTTCTGGTTCTGAATTTCCTTCGGATTTTGATGAAGAACTGCATACCAATTCTAATTCGGATCATggaaaaagaaaatag